TGACGTTCGCGGCGCCGGATGGCATCGGCCTGTCGTCGATCGGCGGCGCGTGGGCGCCGGTCGAGCGCGGCGCGCCCTACGGGCTGCATCTGACGTTCGCGCGTGCGGGCGAATCCGGCGTGCCGATCTTCGCGCCGCTCGCGCCGGGCCGTGTCGATCAGGTGACGATGCGCACCTGCGAGCGTTTCGAAGCCGGTTGCTGGACGCCGCTGCATACCGAACGAGGGACGCTCGCCTTCGACGGCGAGCGCGAGATCGAGCTCGAACGCGACGACCGCTACGAGATCGCGCTCGACTGGGCGGGACCGCTCACGGTCGATGTCGGCCGCACGCTGCGCTTTTGCGCGTCGCGGCAGTTGATGCGCGAAGCGGCGGCGCGTCGGAGCTAATCAACTCAGGAGGAAGCCAACGCTGGAAGCAAAGCCGGCTGAAGTAGCAGTGACCATCGAGATCATTCCCAGGAGACACACCATGTCTGTTTCGACGCAGTTGAGCAAGGAAAAGCTGCTGGAAGCGTACCGGATGATGCGCACGATCCGCGAGTTCGAGGAGCGTCTGCACGTCGAATTCGCGACCGGCGAGATACCCGGCTTCGTGCATCTGTATGCCGGCGAGGAGGCGTCGGCGGTCGGCACGATGATGCATCTTAACGATGCGGACTATGTCGCGACCACGCACCGTGGTCATGGCCACTGCATCGCGAAGGGTGTGGACGTGCGCGGCATGATGGCCGAAATCTACGGCCGCAGCACCGGCGTGTGCCGTGGCAAAGGCGGCTCGATGCATATCGCCGATCTGTCGAAAGGGATGCTCGGCGCCAATGGGATCGTCGGCGCGGGCGGTCCGCTCGTGTGCGGCGCCGCACTCGCCGCGAAGCTAAAGAAGACCGGCGGCGTCGGCGTGTGCTTCTTCGGCGACGGGGCGTCGAACCAGGGCGTGATCTTCGAATCGATGAATCTCGCTTCCGTCTGGCGCCTGCCGGCGATTTTCGTTGCGGAGAACAACGGCTATGCGGAGGCGACCTCGTCGACATGGTCGGTCGCGGCCGACAACATCGCCGACCGCGCGAGCGGCTTTGGCATGCCCGGCGTGATCGTCGACGGCTTCGATTTCTTCGCGGTGCACGAGGCGCTGGGCGCCGCGATCGAGCGGGCGCGCGGCGGCGGTGGCCCGACGCTCGTCGAAATGAAGTTGTCGCGCTATTTCGGGCACTTCGAAGGCGATGCGCAAACGTATCGCGCGCCCGGCGAAGTGCAGAAGCTGCGCGACGAAAAAGACTGCCTGAAGCGCTTCGAGGAGCGCGTGGTGCGGGCCGAAATGCTCAGCGCCGACGAACTGCGCGGCATCGATGCGACGGTGAAGCAGTTGATCGACGGCGCAGTGACGGAAGCGAAGGCCGCGCCTCTGCCGACGGCTGCCGACCTG
The nucleotide sequence above comes from Paraburkholderia youngii. Encoded proteins:
- a CDS encoding thiamine pyrophosphate-dependent dehydrogenase E1 component subunit alpha → MSVSTQLSKEKLLEAYRMMRTIREFEERLHVEFATGEIPGFVHLYAGEEASAVGTMMHLNDADYVATTHRGHGHCIAKGVDVRGMMAEIYGRSTGVCRGKGGSMHIADLSKGMLGANGIVGAGGPLVCGAALAAKLKKTGGVGVCFFGDGASNQGVIFESMNLASVWRLPAIFVAENNGYAEATSSTWSVAADNIADRASGFGMPGVIVDGFDFFAVHEALGAAIERARGGGGPTLVEMKLSRYFGHFEGDAQTYRAPGEVQKLRDEKDCLKRFEERVVRAEMLSADELRGIDATVKQLIDGAVTEAKAAPLPTAADLLTDVYVSYP